A window from Vanessa atalanta chromosome 16, ilVanAtal1.2, whole genome shotgun sequence encodes these proteins:
- the LOC125070041 gene encoding uncharacterized protein LOC125070041: MWPDTVQGYVHQLETQKNIKHAQQIESVKKFVSRKKHEIKMESIKKARDMIFEDSCYGRQILSALVESKTLEERKQQILFQKYIKQTAELQKLNESQASSIRSASEMESIEKKGELLKKQRNEDVARFNQAMVKKQRDKMVKEKGNEKIK, encoded by the exons GGTTATGTCCACCAACTAGaaactcaaaaaaatataaagcacgCTCAACAAATAGAGTCCGTAAAAAAGTTCGTCTCTAGAAAGAAACATGAAATCAAGATGGAATCTATTAAAAAAGCCAGAGACATGATATTTGAAGATAGTTGCTACGGTCGTCAGATTTTAAG TGCATTAGTGGAATCAAAAACTCTTGAAGAAAGAAAACAGCAAATactattccaaaaatatataaaacaaactgcTGAACTCCAAAAACTTAATGAGTCACAGGCATCGTCTATACGAAGTGCCAGTGAAATGgaatcaattgaaaaaaaagggGAACTCCtcaaaaaacaaagaaatgaaGACGTAGCTCGATTTAATCAAGCGAT GGTTAAAAAGCAGCGAGATAAAATGGTCAAGGAAAAaggaaatgaaaaaattaaatga